The window TCTCAGAGATGCTGCTCTCCCGGCTGACCAGCGGAGCTGAGCTGGCAGAGACCGAGACGATGGCTTCCACGGCTGTCGCTGGGGGAGTTTTCTGTGGCAGTGGTGCCATCAGGCCTCCGACGGCTCCGGGGACATCTCTGCGAGGATGCTGCTCGCTCTCAGTGTCCGTATCGTCGGAGTCCAAGGGCAGGAGTCCGCGGTGAGAGCCGAGCCTCTCCGGTTCACGTGCCGAGGCGCTGCCGTCGGGACCCTCTTCGGTGTCGGCGGACACCAGCGCGAGAGAACCGGAGCGCCGCGAGCGTGTGAAGTTGAACAGGCGTCTCCAGATGTTGCCGTGCCGGCCTGTGGTGGGGAGTCGGATTGAGGTGAACCCCAGCTGAGAGCGAACTGCCAGTCGTAGGTTTTCTAAAACGGATGTCTGAAAGAAACAACAACAGGAAGTGTTATCTAAGGTCATTCGTAATGTGCAGGTCAGCCATCATGCTTTATACCGTCTGGGAACAATCGAAGGTCAATCAGAGAGCATCTTGGTGTAAGATTACTAAGCCTACTGTAGAGAAAGTTGgcaaattattattcatttagccaatacatcaaaaattttaatattgGTTAGTGGTGAGTTAGTGAcatgaacaaaaaagaaaaaacactcaATATTTAAAATCGTATTAATTAAATCACATTAACTATTTCTAATTCTAATTAGAACAGTAAAATCCACACAACTATCGCGACACAGACGAACAATATTTTTTCCCCCTAGCTGATAAAAACACTAAAAGCAACAAAGAGCTCAAGCTTTTATAGGGCcctattttatcttaaattctgttttattttattttttaattctgttTGAATTCTTTTCAGACTATGTTTCCatggttacattaaaaatattaatcaaaaagcatgtcaaaTAGAAACCATGAAACttatacaatttaacagcaatttattaaaagttgaacaaaaatgtaatttttaggcCCTAAAACTaaatttgttttttcttttccactccaatttaattttttaccaaaatctggtataatttttttatttcctgCATTCCATTTTAAATGGCATtctaaataattaatatatatacacacacactactaataaaattattattaaagcaACATTTATCAGAAAAACTATTtatcagaatttatttaccagaaaaatgtaaatacacaacacagtatttctaaatgaatgtatatatatataagtggtgggccgttatcggcgttaacgtgctgcgttaacgtgagactcttatcgggcgataaaaaaaaaatatcgccgttaatctattctcaaagttgggttgggagctgggtctaaactacgcaagatatgatgactttcaccttgatattttagcgcggatgacttATACCTatacgaattgcactgtagggggcgagaacgagtcttcaacttctgtgaaattaccacatcaaacgagacgtgcagacatgaagttatgaagccgcttcagggcaggtgcgttgttagaccctttttactggggcacgtgtcccaatgaaaatctgctgtgccccagtaaaatctcaagtttgagttataatttactttgataatcccgaaataaagacattaaactatatgcaagaactgaattgacgcttctaaaagaaacgcagtttaatcgaagcacGGAGAAATCCATGCCGGtgtgcgtctgtgtatttaacggcaacgcgcacgtcgtggagccttttgcgcagaagtacttggttacacaagtttgtataggtaattatgttgtaaatgcaattgtcaagcagtttgtgatgcattttggaaacaggagatgagcgcctgatctaatgcgccacctggcccgttctcgaagacttacttttagtcattatttgggtagcacacatattctgaatgccttcagcagaattcaaattagccattttaatctagattaattccaagatttaatctagattaaaaaaattaatctatgcccacccctaatatatatatatatatatatatatatatggtgttgtgcatttacatttttctggtaaataaattctgataaataatgctttaataataattttatttgtagTACACTCATTACaattgtaatatatttctgtcacaatttctacATGTTACACCAATTTGTTTaagttgctgtgaagacctttaagtaagtaaataatgaaATGAATGTTTGAACtcatgagtttgaatcaattGGAGCGGTTCCAGCATAAGGTTCATCTATTCCTCTCTTCGCATCCTCAGCCATGTTTACTTAACACAGCGAGTAGTACCACTTGCTTAGCTCAATAGTTTTTGGACTTTGAAACGAGCAAAAAAAGTTGCTTTTTGAAATTACCtgaattttgcatgaaaagatTTGCAATTActgacaaaattaaacatttatttcacaGAAACATTGCCTTTCAATAGTTCAAGCACTTatcaagtacctcttcagaaaTATTGCTTTTTCAAGGGTTTTCCTATTTCAGTCAAAtttaagtacttcaagcactttgtaCAAACCTTTGCacacactagtccatatcgcgttttgatttaagtgttcTTACCTACTGTAGGTTTATTCATTCAAAATCTTTCGCATTTTGCGTTATACAGTAAACTCCATTTTTATGACTAGATTCTGTGACTCAGTCCATGTTTTCCACATCCTAAAAATCATAGGGACCTACATAATTGTGTTTTCTTCTTACCTGGTTTCCAGAGCAAACAGGAAAATCTTCCACGGGAGGAATCAGTCCTTGAGCAATGAGCTGCCCATACGATGGAGGAGCTTCTCTTCTCAGTAACTCGGCTTCCACTCTAGACAGCTGAGTCTCAAATGACCTGGAAGAACAACCAATGCATTAGTTATTAGTTGATAAGAGTAGTCACAACATTTCTATTTTGGCTCTATTCTGGCTATCTACGCAGCAAGTGGCTTCACGTACCTGCGCTCAAACATCCTGAGCGAGTAAAGCTTGCATGTGCAGCCCAAAGCAATGACCAGCAGCAGGCCGCAGATCAGACTCCCAATTACAGCGGCAGTGATGACTCTTGTGGGTACGATTACCGGGCAGCTCTCCTCGTCGCTGCCATCCCCGCAGTCGTCTTGCGCGTCACACACCCAGCTTTCAAAAACACAGCGGTTGTTCTTGCAGTGAAAGTTTCCAGGTTGGCAGAAAAAGCAGTTCTTCTCATCAGAGCCGTTCGGGCAGCGGTTCTGGTAGTTGCACCGGTCAGAGCGTGGGTAGCAGGCACCGTTTCGCGAGCATGGGAACTCGTCTTCCTGGCAGTTGCTGCAATTGAGCTCGTCCCTGCCATTGGGACAGTGCCAGTAGCCGTCACATCGCTGTTGTTCAGTGTAGCAACCCCAGTTCCCGCCGCACGGGATTTCCCACGGCAGGCAGAACCCGTCCACTTGATACGTAACGTTAAACCCTCGAGCTGCATTGATTTTGTCAGCGTAAAAGTGTATCCGAAGCTGTCCTGAAGATGACACCACCGCTACAGGAGCTCGAGTCTCGAACGCCGTCAACACTCGCAACAGACGCCTAGGGTTTTCCTCTAATCCATCGTAGACTTTAACATAATCGCCATAGCCTGTCCCATCCAGCTTGAAGTCCATAAAGCGCAGGATAACTTTACGATGGTCACCAGTGTCGATCAGCCAGGTGCAGTTACTTCCGGGCGGATAGAAGTCAGGATAGTTGGGCGAGCTGAAAGTACCGTAGAAATTGTGCAGCCATTCGCCACAGGTAGGTACGTCACAGTCGATTTCGTCACCCAAGTCCTGACAGTCAATGCTGCCGTCGCATTTGAGCGACTCCGGCAGGCAGGTGTAAACACGGGTGTAGCGCGAGAGGCAAGGGAACTGGTTGAAGGCGCAAGGCTGGAAGGAGAAGAAAGCTGAGGGGTTAGGCTGTACACACAGCTCCTCGTCCGAGTTATCGCCACATTCATCCATGGTGTTGCACTTCCATGACTCTGGGATACACTTTCCATTAGCGCAGTGGAATTGGTCAGGCTTGCAGCTGGCTTCTTCAGATTTCCCTGCAAATTACACACAGATATTAGGCAGTTGTGAGCAGTTACTGAAttcaattacataaaaaaatatatatatatatgaacacttaacattaacattctagtagacattatagccaaccaacaaagcacaatttaacttaaaattaataagttagtaaaataatattctttggctatTTTAAGactcccttcttgaatcaggcatgcatttttaatgtgcaaataaatgcatccttgctgagcaaaggagaatgttataataaatgtattaatagagctgttgtaatgattattattatttttttttttttttacttttttattttattttacagaacaacagtaaaattacaatactatcATTTTTGAATATTGACTTATTTTGTACTACTTTTCGCtaacagcagcagatttatgaatgattctcatcacgcagattCAGCGCAAGTTTCCTTGCGCTTTGGATTTTGAACCGtggctaaggagcttgtgcagcgctgtcagaatacatacaatttgtgcATGTATAAGACAACAtgacattctgtagtttattaaCTAATGATTTAAGGCGAttttggtgatttcagtcatcatacagtaaccagcaacaaccagccctttctcttctcatggaagacatgcgatgcgatactaaacagtctctcactgtctgtgcttgtaatgatttttgcgtctttctctgacagttttaaatgcttccacactgcccacatgtttgctgcattagtgcgcacctctgtttgatcacgtcacgtcattgttcagtataatttatttggccttttcgcttattcggccGAACACAGAAAGAGCTTTATTTGCTAATTTCGGCCAAATAaatttggttgccgaacattcggtgcatccctagcaaGCAGTAATGTTTGATGAATGAGCTTTTGGAAGAATTGGAAAGGTTTCTCTAAGTTTTATGAA of the Garra rufa chromosome 17, GarRuf1.0, whole genome shotgun sequence genome contains:
- the lrp12 gene encoding low-density lipoprotein receptor-related protein 12, with the protein product MAYTSSLNQNCLLWTHLLFIFMGNAVSSQHSENVYVSGISNACGDVAEQIRASSGVITSPGWPFEYPSRINCSWNIRANPGEIITISFQEFEIQSSHRCGLDWISIGTYKNLDGYRACGSSIPAPYISSQDHVWIKFHSDDSMTGKGFRLSYITGKSEEASCKPDQFHCANGKCIPESWKCNTMDECGDNSDEELCVQPNPSAFFSFQPCAFNQFPCLSRYTRVYTCLPESLKCDGSIDCQDLGDEIDCDVPTCGEWLHNFYGTFSSPNYPDFYPPGSNCTWLIDTGDHRKVILRFMDFKLDGTGYGDYVKVYDGLEENPRRLLRVLTAFETRAPVAVVSSSGQLRIHFYADKINAARGFNVTYQVDGFCLPWEIPCGGNWGCYTEQQRCDGYWHCPNGRDELNCSNCQEDEFPCSRNGACYPRSDRCNYQNRCPNGSDEKNCFFCQPGNFHCKNNRCVFESWVCDAQDDCGDGSDEESCPVIVPTRVITAAVIGSLICGLLLVIALGCTCKLYSLRMFERRSFETQLSRVEAELLRREAPPSYGQLIAQGLIPPVEDFPVCSGNQTSVLENLRLAVRSQLGFTSIRLPTTGRHGNIWRRLFNFTRSRRSGSLALVSADTEEGPDGSASAREPERLGSHRGLLPLDSDDTDTESEQHPRRDVPGAVGGLMAPLPQKTPPATAVEAIVSVSASSAPLVSRESSISESISEGSGVTGSSCATTTTTTSTTSRSPFSSALSRVTRSLRWIRFSLGRSGDGSSNSIGQNHSPLRQLEQGSAGCTGVGIRGDDEDDVELLIPVSDAGSLDSDESSRPLLEQGLEQAFGPHLTPTAVSLRGRLVGRDGPCEHCGIVHTARIPDACLEATAKTETSDDESLLLC